In Methanofollis aquaemaris, the genomic window TGAAGGGGGTGTTGCCGTCACAAGCGGAAGTGTCGGACAGGTGAGGGACGCCGCCCTCTCGACCAGCGGCACCGGAGTTACGGGGCCGGAGGACAACACGAAAACGCTCCATCGATACTCTCCAGGAGAGGGCGACGGGCGATCGAACAGGCACTGAAAGAGAGCCTCGACGGATCAACCTGCAAAAAAATGGTCCAGCACCTTTTTCAACTCCAGCGGTGCGATCGGTTTCTCGAGCACCTCGACGATTGAACCCTGATGCCGTTCGTACTCGGCCGATTCCAGGGGACGCGCGGTGAAGAGCATCACCGGGGTCGCCGGGAGGTCCGGGTCTGCGGCCAGGGCATCGAGCACCTGCCAGCCGTCGACCGGGGCCATCGTCACATCGAGGAGGAGGAGTTCAGGACGGGCCGACCTGACGAGGGCCAGACCTTCATCTGCCGAAGCGGCGAGAAGAGGCCGGTACCCGATCCGTTCCAGGACTATCTTCATCATCTCCAGGATGGGACGGTCATCGTCGATCACCAGGACCTCAGGTTTCACTGCCGTCCCTCCGCCTCCAGCACGATGGTGAAGGTGCTCCCCTCTCCAGGTGCGCTCTTCACCTCGATCCTCCCGCCGTTCTGGCGGGCATATCGCTCGGCTATGGGGAGACCGAGCCCCATCCGCCCATATCGACGGCTCAGCACCTCGCCGTCTCCGATGGAGAAGGGCTCGAAGATCATACTCTGTTTGGCCGGGTCGATCCCCGGACCGTTGTCCCTCACCCTCACCCACTGTCGCCGTCCCTCCTGACCGCAGGAGATCTCGACGAGACCTGGTCCTTCGCTGTACTCGACGGCATTGGAGACCAGACCTTCCAGCACCTGGAAGAACTGTTCCCGGTCGACCAGGACCGTCATCCCCTCAGGGACCGACACCCTGAAGGTGGCCCTGGAGGTGAAGTCAGGGCGGTCGAGCACCTCCTCGACCAGGGCGGCAAGGTCTACCTCGGCAGGCCTGCTCTTCATCTCGCCGCTGTCAAGGAGACTCAGTTCAAGCATCCGGTTCACGATACGCCGTTCCCGGTCGATATTCTCAAGGCAGACACCCAGCATCCTGGCCGCCTCATCTCCCACCCCATAGTGATCGCGGTCATCGAGGAG contains:
- a CDS encoding response regulator, with translation MKPEVLVIDDDRPILEMMKIVLERIGYRPLLAASADEGLALVRSARPELLLLDVTMAPVDGWQVLDALAADPDLPATPVMLFTARPLESAEYERHQGSIVEVLEKPIAPLELKKVLDHFFAG